From the genome of Vicia villosa cultivar HV-30 ecotype Madison, WI linkage group LG2, Vvil1.0, whole genome shotgun sequence, one region includes:
- the LOC131648664 gene encoding uncharacterized protein LOC131648664, which translates to MEFSVASCCNFYLNLHIPFGPPNIHDGVFGILWKMEVPYKIKAFGWRLFLDRLPTVDGLVYRGMAFSIDNSKCVLCGIVPEDRNHFFFGCLVGTKIWSDIAFWIGKGGILEKECIPHFMEWHSFFRSRKIIDSKLDVVWLATVWSFWLLRNGVRFRKEAWSINNTVWNIKFLVWKWSFCGKITHPNYSFYDFSKDPLFFLS; encoded by the coding sequence ATGGAATTCTCGGTGGCTTCTTGTTGTAATTTTTACTTGAATCTCCATATTCCGTTCGGACCACCTaacattcatgatggtgtttttgGCATTTTGTGGAAAATGGAGGTTCCGTACAAAATCAAGGCATTTGGATGGAGACTTTTTCTAGATAGGCTCCCAACGGTTGACGGTTTGGTGTATAGAGGTATGGCTTTCTCCATTGATAATTCTAAATGTGTTTTGTGTGGTATTGTTCCGGAAGATaggaaccatttcttttttggttgtttggtggGTACAAAGATTTGGAGTGACATAGCTTTTTGGATTGGTAAAGGAGGAATTTTGGAAAAGGAGTGTATACCGCATTTTATGGAGTGGCACTCTTTCTTCCGTTCTCGTAAGATTATAGATAGTAAATTGGACGTGGTGTGGCTAGCAACCGTTTGGTCTTTTTGGTTACTTAGGAATGGTGTGCGTTTTCGGAAGGAAGCTTGGAGCATTAACAATACCGTTTGGAACATCAAGTTCTTGGTTTGGAAATGGTCTTTTTGTGGAAAGATTACTCAtcccaattattctttttacgaTTTTAGTAAGGATCCGCTCTTCTTTCTTTCGTAA